A genome region from Streptomyces xanthophaeus includes the following:
- a CDS encoding helix-turn-helix transcriptional regulator, giving the protein MRADRLVSLVLLLRRHGRLTADTLARELQVSTRTVLRDIEALSAAGVPVYAERGRHGGFELLPGFRTELTGLNHDEALALLAAGSGRGERVFGLGQALTSAMRKVVDALPESHRSTASDAAQRFLVEPETDLLSRRPVTDEVPGTTMIEVRRAVLAGHKLRIHYAPTGRPPQWRTVDPIGLVTVRDRAYLLATRSGADRTYRLSRVLAAEELPETAERPNRVDLDRIWRERSARFLSDGHLTVLVRVDPARREDLLDTAVAVRAEEPDPDGRLRLELTFQDSRHAEWALWQLGTDAEALAPPSLRTALRDRAAALAARYADPS; this is encoded by the coding sequence ATGCGCGCCGATCGGCTGGTCTCACTGGTGCTGCTGCTGCGCCGGCACGGTCGGTTGACCGCGGACACCCTGGCCCGTGAGCTGCAGGTGTCCACCCGTACCGTGCTGCGCGACATCGAGGCACTGTCGGCGGCCGGCGTCCCGGTCTACGCCGAACGCGGCCGGCACGGCGGTTTCGAGTTGCTGCCCGGCTTCCGGACCGAGCTCACCGGACTGAACCACGACGAGGCCCTGGCCCTGCTGGCCGCCGGATCGGGGCGCGGCGAGCGGGTGTTCGGCCTCGGGCAGGCACTCACCTCGGCCATGCGTAAGGTGGTCGACGCGCTGCCCGAAAGCCACCGGTCCACCGCGAGCGACGCGGCCCAGCGGTTTCTCGTCGAGCCGGAGACGGACCTGCTCTCACGCCGGCCGGTCACCGACGAGGTGCCCGGCACCACGATGATCGAGGTCCGGCGCGCGGTGCTCGCCGGACACAAGCTGCGCATCCACTACGCGCCCACCGGCCGGCCACCGCAGTGGCGCACGGTGGATCCGATCGGCCTGGTGACCGTACGCGACCGGGCCTACCTGCTGGCCACGAGATCCGGTGCGGACCGTACTTACCGGCTGTCACGGGTGCTGGCGGCCGAGGAACTCCCCGAAACGGCCGAGCGCCCGAACCGGGTCGATCTGGACCGGATCTGGCGGGAACGCTCCGCGCGGTTCCTCAGCGACGGCCACCTCACCGTGCTGGTACGGGTCGACCCGGCGCGGCGGGAGGACCTGCTGGACACCGCGGTCGCCGTCCGCGCCGAAGAACCCGACCCGGACGGCCGGCTGCGGCTGGAGCTGACCTTCCAGGATTCACGACATGCCGAATGGGCACTGTGGCAGCTCGGGACGGACGCGGAAGCCCTGGCCCCGCCGTCGCTGCGCACCGCCCTGCGCGACCGTGCCGCCGCGCTCGCCGCCCGCTACGCGGACCCGTCCTGA
- a CDS encoding alpha/beta hydrolase family protein: MKKIIRVLTAVATGLVLTAPGTLATPAVAASAPAGVSRIELPKPTGDFAVGRDTLHLVDRERKDPWVPTADRELLLSLYYPALAHTGTPAPYTSAPEAKALLTDRGQLGEYVTPERIAATRTNARTGALPRPAANRYPLVVLSPGFTMPRSSLTTLAEDLASRGYVVAAVDHAYESDGTVFPGGRMLTCKACEQVFPDGSLHRVSDGRARDVPFVLDRLTGPHPAWRYSWLIDPRHIGMAGHSIGGAAASATMAVDPRVDAGVNMDGTFFTPVPQTGLGGRPFLMLAGDPALLPPDFPDTSWEDSWPRLDGWKRWLTVTGAGHPGFTDWPVLGDQAGYPHPETPLSGTRSQQITRAYVGDFFDLHLRGKAAPRLDGPTAADPEVVFHRG, from the coding sequence ATGAAGAAGATCATCCGTGTGCTGACGGCGGTGGCGACCGGTCTGGTCCTCACCGCGCCCGGCACGCTCGCCACGCCGGCCGTGGCCGCGTCCGCGCCGGCCGGCGTCTCCAGAATCGAACTCCCGAAGCCCACCGGCGACTTCGCCGTGGGCCGCGACACCCTCCACCTGGTGGACCGCGAGCGCAAGGACCCCTGGGTGCCCACGGCCGACCGGGAATTACTCCTGTCGCTCTACTACCCCGCGCTCGCGCACACCGGAACTCCCGCTCCCTACACGAGCGCTCCCGAGGCCAAGGCGCTGCTGACCGACCGGGGGCAGCTCGGCGAGTACGTCACCCCCGAACGCATCGCGGCCACGAGGACGAACGCACGGACGGGCGCGCTGCCCCGTCCCGCCGCGAACCGCTACCCGCTGGTCGTGCTCTCCCCCGGCTTCACCATGCCCCGCTCCTCGCTGACCACCCTGGCGGAGGACCTCGCCAGCCGCGGGTACGTCGTCGCGGCGGTGGACCACGCGTACGAGTCGGACGGCACCGTCTTCCCCGGCGGCCGGATGCTCACCTGCAAGGCGTGCGAGCAGGTGTTCCCCGACGGGTCGCTGCACCGGGTCTCCGACGGCCGGGCCCGTGACGTCCCGTTCGTCCTGGACCGGCTGACCGGCCCGCACCCGGCGTGGCGGTACTCCTGGCTGATCGACCCCCGCCACATCGGCATGGCCGGGCATTCGATCGGCGGTGCGGCCGCATCGGCCACCATGGCCGTGGACCCGCGCGTGGACGCCGGGGTCAACATGGACGGCACCTTCTTCACACCCGTACCCCAAACCGGTCTCGGCGGCCGTCCCTTCCTGATGCTCGCCGGCGACCCCGCCCTGCTGCCGCCCGACTTCCCCGACACCTCGTGGGAGGACAGCTGGCCCCGGCTGGACGGCTGGAAGCGCTGGCTGACCGTCACGGGAGCCGGGCATCCCGGTTTCACCGACTGGCCCGTACTGGGCGACCAGGCCGGGTACCCGCACCCGGAGACACCGCTGTCGGGCACCCGCTCCCAGCAGATCACCCGGGCGTACGTCGGCGACTTCTTCGACCTGCACCTGCGCGGGAAGGCGGCACCGCGCCTGGACGGTCCGACGGCGGCCGACCCGGAGGTCGTGTTCCACCGCGGCTGA
- a CDS encoding subtilase-type protease inhibitor, with protein MAAAQPSSLYAPSALVFTIAQGDDVATSTVVRAATLSCAPTAQGTHPDPKAACTTLNSTGGALDRLLASPDPDRACPMHYAPVTVTADGVWKGSRVAWKYTFSNTCVMSTTLNGNAVFAF; from the coding sequence ATGGCAGCCGCCCAGCCCTCCAGCCTGTACGCCCCGTCCGCCCTGGTGTTCACCATCGCGCAGGGCGACGACGTCGCCACCTCCACCGTCGTCCGGGCCGCCACCCTCAGCTGCGCCCCGACCGCGCAGGGCACCCACCCGGACCCGAAGGCCGCCTGCACCACCCTCAACTCCACCGGCGGAGCGCTGGACCGCCTGCTGGCCTCGCCGGACCCGGACCGTGCCTGCCCCATGCACTACGCCCCGGTCACCGTCACCGCCGACGGTGTGTGGAAGGGCAGCCGCGTCGCCTGGAAGTACACCTTCTCCAACACCTGCGTGATGTCCACGACCCTCAACGGGAACGCCGTCTTCGCGTTCTGA
- a CDS encoding SGNH hydrolase domain-containing protein: MSFLVTPGRRRPRRSAAPGAGGLPSGSRSGNESGPSPHRSAFRPDIEGLRAVAVLAVLAFHAGLPWATGGFVGVDVFFVISGYLITGLLVREAITTGKIRLGDFFSRRARRLLPSAAVVLAAMAVAGAWLTVPLRRADMEYDVVAAALSFANWRFVSQRTDYLAAGHDQSPLLHFWSLAVEEQFYLFWAPLLAVLVLCAARAVRRGRAVRLVVLLAAAPLALASFAMAVYWTGRSVSLAYLGTPSRVWQFGVGALLALLPWHLMRGPRPLRLLCGWAGASAIGWCVVSYDAGTPYPGHAALVPTLAAAAVILAAIPGRGERHTPGTWDVGRLLAGRAPRAVGRLSYTLYLWHWPVLVLAEARFGTLAWPAKTALTLAAVLPALATMRWVEQPLRRSRTVSELPRRGLSVGVSAIVLPVVLALVVGTTTLRVLGPAGPVDIQGLPPGAASGPTLLARTAGTPLVDGPVVPSPAQARGDFPPDGACEVAPAGTRSPDCLFGAVDSPDRIVLLGDSHAGQWFSPVLALASQRGWALQELVKQGCPLPELAVDSPQLGRAYRECDTWRADSLERLRQQPKPRLIVIASLNRYTDDAQLLAEAWEKTLTPLRALGAPIVYVEDTPVPGRDIPACVSGSPGSPADCAFSRADAQLPDPLARRIASGALPGVRSVGVNRVLCPGDGPTCPAVLDRILLYRDDAHLTNAAAVVLTNRLERLLTEAGLLPAAGGAAPGAAATGTPVPGADGWTRLLRDDFDGPAGARPSAADWVHDIGTCYPGCPAPQWGTGEIETMTDSADNVRLDGKGALEIVPTRKDGRWSSGRIETRRSDFAPPPRGILRIEASIALPDVTGEKAAGYWPAFWTLGAPLRDGYTGWPGVGELDVMESVNGRDTVFGTMHCGVPEGGPCREPAGLTSGPQPCDGCRTAFHSYAVEVDLAPGAQEVRWYLDGRVYHRVAADRMDPGTWEAAVDHGLFLILDVAVGGNLPLADGASAGPATEPGHAMRVDHVTVSAREGNTT, encoded by the coding sequence ATGTCCTTCCTCGTCACACCCGGCCGGCGCCGGCCCCGCCGGAGCGCCGCTCCCGGGGCCGGAGGGCTGCCGTCCGGCTCCCGCTCCGGCAACGAGTCCGGGCCGAGCCCGCACCGGTCCGCCTTCCGGCCCGACATCGAGGGCCTGCGCGCGGTCGCCGTCCTCGCGGTGCTCGCCTTCCACGCCGGCCTTCCCTGGGCGACCGGCGGTTTCGTCGGCGTGGACGTCTTCTTCGTCATCTCCGGCTACCTCATCACCGGTCTGCTGGTCCGGGAGGCGATCACCACCGGAAAGATCCGGCTCGGTGACTTCTTCTCCCGGCGGGCCCGGCGGCTGCTGCCCTCCGCCGCCGTGGTGCTCGCCGCGATGGCCGTCGCCGGAGCCTGGCTGACCGTACCGCTGCGCCGCGCCGACATGGAGTACGACGTCGTCGCGGCGGCCCTGTCCTTCGCCAACTGGCGGTTCGTGTCGCAGCGGACCGACTATCTCGCCGCCGGGCACGACCAGAGCCCGCTGCTGCACTTCTGGTCCCTCGCCGTCGAGGAGCAGTTCTACCTCTTCTGGGCCCCGCTGCTGGCGGTACTGGTGCTGTGCGCGGCCCGGGCGGTCCGCCGGGGCCGGGCCGTACGGCTGGTGGTGCTGCTGGCCGCCGCCCCGCTCGCCCTGGCCTCGTTCGCGATGGCGGTGTACTGGACCGGGCGCTCCGTATCGCTCGCGTACCTCGGAACTCCCTCGCGGGTCTGGCAGTTCGGTGTCGGGGCGCTGCTCGCCCTGCTGCCCTGGCACCTGATGCGCGGTCCGCGTCCCCTGCGGCTGCTGTGCGGCTGGGCCGGGGCCTCGGCGATCGGCTGGTGCGTCGTGTCGTACGACGCCGGGACCCCGTACCCCGGTCACGCGGCGCTCGTGCCGACCCTGGCGGCCGCCGCCGTGATCCTCGCCGCGATACCCGGCCGGGGCGAGCGGCACACCCCGGGCACCTGGGACGTGGGGCGGCTGCTGGCGGGGCGGGCGCCCCGGGCCGTCGGGCGGCTCTCCTACACCCTGTACCTGTGGCACTGGCCGGTGCTCGTCCTCGCCGAGGCCCGGTTCGGCACGCTCGCCTGGCCTGCGAAGACCGCGCTGACCCTGGCGGCCGTACTGCCGGCCCTGGCCACCATGCGCTGGGTGGAACAGCCGCTGCGCCGCTCGCGCACGGTCTCCGAACTCCCCCGCCGCGGGCTGTCGGTGGGCGTGTCGGCGATCGTGCTGCCGGTGGTCCTCGCGCTGGTGGTGGGTACGACGACACTGCGCGTGCTGGGCCCGGCCGGTCCGGTCGACATACAGGGGCTGCCGCCGGGAGCCGCCTCGGGCCCCACCCTGCTCGCCCGGACGGCCGGCACTCCGCTCGTCGACGGGCCGGTGGTGCCCAGCCCCGCGCAGGCCCGGGGGGACTTCCCGCCGGACGGGGCCTGCGAGGTCGCCCCGGCCGGGACGCGCAGCCCGGACTGCCTGTTCGGCGCGGTGGACAGCCCGGACCGGATCGTGCTGCTCGGGGACTCGCACGCCGGGCAGTGGTTCTCCCCGGTGCTGGCGCTGGCCTCGCAACGGGGCTGGGCGCTGCAGGAACTGGTGAAGCAGGGCTGCCCCCTGCCGGAGCTCGCGGTGGACAGCCCTCAGCTCGGGCGCGCCTACCGGGAGTGCGACACCTGGCGGGCGGACTCCCTGGAGCGGCTGCGGCAGCAGCCGAAGCCGCGCCTCATCGTGATCGCCTCGCTCAACCGGTACACCGACGACGCGCAGCTGCTGGCCGAGGCCTGGGAGAAGACGCTGACGCCGCTCCGGGCCCTGGGGGCGCCGATCGTCTACGTGGAGGACACTCCCGTGCCCGGCAGGGACATCCCGGCGTGCGTGTCCGGCAGTCCCGGATCCCCGGCCGACTGTGCGTTCAGCCGCGCGGACGCCCAGCTGCCGGATCCGCTGGCGCGGCGGATCGCGTCCGGCGCGCTGCCCGGCGTACGGAGCGTCGGCGTGAACCGGGTCCTGTGCCCGGGCGACGGGCCGACCTGCCCGGCCGTGCTCGACCGGATCCTGCTCTACCGGGACGACGCCCACCTGACCAACGCGGCGGCCGTGGTCCTGACCAACCGCCTGGAGCGGCTGCTCACGGAGGCCGGGCTGCTGCCCGCCGCGGGCGGAGCGGCACCGGGGGCGGCGGCAACGGGGACGCCTGTGCCGGGGGCGGACGGGTGGACGCGGCTGCTGCGCGACGACTTCGACGGCCCGGCGGGCGCCCGTCCGTCCGCCGCCGACTGGGTCCACGACATCGGCACCTGCTACCCGGGCTGCCCCGCGCCGCAGTGGGGCACCGGCGAGATCGAGACCATGACCGACTCTGCCGACAACGTCCGCCTCGACGGGAAGGGCGCACTGGAGATCGTGCCCACCCGAAAGGACGGCCGGTGGAGTTCGGGACGGATCGAGACGCGGCGCTCCGACTTCGCGCCGCCGCCCCGTGGGATCCTGCGGATCGAGGCGTCGATCGCCCTGCCGGACGTGACCGGGGAGAAGGCGGCGGGATACTGGCCGGCCTTCTGGACCCTGGGGGCACCGCTGCGCGACGGGTACACGGGGTGGCCGGGGGTCGGGGAGCTCGACGTCATGGAGTCCGTGAACGGGCGGGACACCGTCTTCGGGACGATGCACTGCGGTGTGCCGGAAGGCGGCCCGTGCCGGGAACCCGCCGGCCTGACCTCCGGTCCGCAGCCGTGCGACGGCTGCCGTACGGCGTTCCACTCGTACGCCGTCGAGGTCGACCTCGCACCCGGCGCGCAGGAGGTGCGCTGGTATCTGGACGGACGCGTGTACCACCGGGTGGCCGCCGACCGGATGGACCCGGGGACGTGGGAGGCGGCCGTCGACCACGGGCTGTTCCTGATCCTCGACGTGGCGGTCGGCGGGAATCTGCCGCTCGCCGACGGCGCGAGCGCGGGTCCGGCCACCGAGCCGGGCCATGCGATGCGGGTGGACCACGTCACCGTCTCGGCCCGGGAGGGGAACACCACGTAG
- a CDS encoding glycosyltransferase family 2 protein — MTFHHLPQPPSDEELYWYFGPQRRWVLVSTSLAFVFTAATMFTFALRTPALWTFLAVLGLNLVALVLSSVNSLRQRRLTRQSHEVLVHAWRPADLPDVDLYLPTCGEPLDVLANAYRAVAAVDWPGALTVWILDDADRPEVAALAASYGYEYVVRPDRGHLKKAGNLNHALTLSSAEFIAILDADFAPRPDFLRHLVPYLADPAVGIVQSPQCFDTDETMGWIQRAAGSAQEWFFRWIQPSRDASDAAICCGSNAVYRRSAIDLAGGFARLDHSEDLYTGLALHEQGFRTQYVPVLVAKGTSPDRVTSFVNQQYRWAMGNLHLIGTPVLRRMHAPWRMRLCFYEGIVGYLTTAVNTFAAPLPPLVMMFWFPDHIRPWHVLPLLAPLWLWHVLLPRISRTRWRVEVIRANVLTSVAAAAAFVHTLRGRSAAWVPTGARGAGAPGGMARRVIAVSLVWLVLSNGAAATGLALAVARNGWEPNWGLLLYLLVQCQINVPLIRDLVAELHPAAGPVRARVRASLRPRGGVLPRRWPETVAASAVLLLTGLLASGWVDPMLPWLS; from the coding sequence ATGACCTTTCATCATCTTCCGCAGCCACCGTCCGACGAAGAGCTCTACTGGTACTTCGGACCGCAGCGCCGCTGGGTCCTCGTCAGTACCTCGCTCGCCTTCGTGTTCACGGCGGCGACCATGTTCACCTTCGCCCTGCGGACACCGGCCCTGTGGACGTTCCTCGCCGTCCTCGGGCTCAACCTCGTCGCCCTCGTCCTGTCCTCCGTCAACAGCCTGCGCCAGCGCCGGCTCACCCGGCAGTCGCACGAGGTGCTCGTCCACGCCTGGCGGCCCGCCGACCTGCCGGACGTCGATCTGTACCTGCCCACCTGCGGCGAGCCGCTCGACGTCCTGGCCAACGCCTACCGCGCGGTCGCGGCCGTCGACTGGCCCGGCGCGCTGACCGTCTGGATCCTGGACGACGCCGACCGGCCCGAAGTCGCCGCGCTGGCCGCCTCGTACGGCTACGAGTACGTCGTACGGCCCGACCGGGGGCACCTGAAGAAGGCCGGCAACCTCAACCACGCGCTCACCCTGAGCAGCGCCGAGTTCATCGCGATCCTGGACGCGGACTTCGCGCCGCGGCCCGACTTCCTGCGCCACCTCGTGCCCTACCTGGCCGACCCGGCCGTCGGCATCGTGCAGAGCCCGCAGTGCTTCGACACCGACGAGACCATGGGCTGGATCCAGCGGGCCGCCGGCTCCGCGCAGGAATGGTTCTTCCGCTGGATCCAGCCGTCCCGGGACGCGAGCGACGCCGCCATCTGCTGCGGCAGCAACGCCGTGTACCGGCGCAGCGCGATCGACCTGGCCGGCGGGTTCGCCCGGCTCGACCACAGCGAGGACCTGTACACCGGGCTCGCCCTGCACGAGCAGGGGTTCCGCACCCAGTACGTGCCGGTGCTGGTCGCCAAGGGCACCTCGCCCGACCGGGTCACCTCCTTCGTCAACCAGCAGTACCGGTGGGCCATGGGCAACCTCCACCTGATCGGCACGCCCGTGCTGCGGCGGATGCACGCGCCCTGGCGGATGCGGCTGTGCTTCTACGAGGGCATCGTCGGCTATCTGACCACCGCGGTGAACACCTTCGCGGCGCCGTTGCCGCCGCTGGTGATGATGTTCTGGTTCCCGGACCACATCCGGCCCTGGCACGTCCTGCCCCTGCTCGCCCCGCTGTGGCTGTGGCACGTGCTGCTGCCGCGGATCAGCCGCACCCGCTGGCGGGTGGAGGTCATCCGGGCGAACGTCCTGACCAGCGTGGCCGCCGCGGCCGCGTTCGTACACACGCTGCGGGGGCGCAGCGCCGCCTGGGTGCCCACCGGCGCGCGGGGTGCGGGGGCTCCGGGCGGGATGGCCCGCCGGGTGATCGCCGTCTCGCTCGTCTGGCTCGTCCTCTCCAACGGGGCCGCGGCCACCGGTCTCGCGCTCGCCGTCGCCCGCAACGGCTGGGAGCCCAACTGGGGGCTGCTCCTCTACCTCCTGGTGCAGTGCCAGATCAACGTCCCGCTGATCCGGGACCTGGTGGCCGAGCTGCACCCGGCGGCGGGGCCGGTGCGCGCCCGGGTACGGGCCTCGCTGCGCCCGCGCGGCGGCGTGCTGCCGCGCCGCTGGCCCGAGACCGTCGCCGCTTCCGCGGTCCTCCTGCTGACCGGCCTGCTGGCCTCGGGGTGGGTCGACCCGATGCTTCCCTGGCTGAGCTGA
- a CDS encoding TetR/AcrR family transcriptional regulator → MPKRVDHEERRAQIAEALIQVAGRRGLHAVGMRDVAAEAGVSLRLVQYYFETKEKLLFYGLQHLTDRFTARVGERLRAVGPDPGPRATIEALLLASLPTDEEGRTFHLLYSSYSILSVTDEALAAQPFIDNPDAAENAVAGLLRQAQESGLADPSADARIEAISLLAMTATMGTSILVGQRKPESAVAVLHHHLDRIFTA, encoded by the coding sequence ATGCCGAAGCGTGTGGACCATGAGGAGCGGCGCGCCCAGATCGCCGAGGCGCTCATCCAGGTGGCAGGGCGGCGCGGACTGCATGCCGTGGGCATGCGCGACGTCGCGGCGGAGGCAGGGGTGTCACTACGACTGGTGCAGTACTACTTCGAGACCAAGGAGAAGCTGCTCTTCTACGGGCTCCAGCACCTCACCGACCGCTTCACCGCACGCGTGGGCGAGCGCCTGCGCGCCGTCGGCCCGGACCCCGGCCCGCGCGCGACCATCGAGGCACTACTGCTGGCCTCCCTCCCCACCGACGAGGAAGGCCGCACCTTCCACCTCCTCTACAGCTCGTACTCGATCCTGTCCGTGACCGACGAGGCCCTCGCCGCCCAGCCGTTCATCGACAACCCCGACGCCGCGGAGAACGCCGTCGCCGGGCTGCTCCGGCAGGCACAGGAGAGCGGTCTGGCCGACCCGTCCGCCGACGCGCGCATCGAGGCGATCAGCCTGCTCGCCATGACGGCGACGATGGGCACGAGCATCCTGGTAGGCCAGCGGAAGCCCGAGTCGGCCGTCGCGGTACTCCACCACCACCTCGACCGGATCTTCACCGCCTGA